The window GAAACTGTTGAACTTGGAATGGGGTCTGTGGGTTCAGCCAGTGTCCATTTtctgattgtgacactgcactatAATTATGTAAGATGTTACCATTAGGTAAACTCGGTGTAGGGCATGAGACCTATCAGTATATTTTTGCAATTTCCTGGGAATCtacaatcatttcaaaataaaatcttgcCAAAAAATTAATGCCCTCTTTCTGGGAAAGGATTATACTTCCCCACCTCATaagacttgctttggccaacaaAATGTGAAAGATGGCCGGCTGCTGTGGCTGCTGcggctgctgtggctgctgtggctgctgtggctcgtgcctgtaatcccagcacttcgggaggccaaggcaggcggatcagttgagtccaggagttcgagaccagcctgggcgacatggtgaaaccttgtctctaccaaaaataaaaaaaaatttaaaaattagctgggcatggtggcacacttctgtagtcccagccacttgagaggctgaggtgggaggatcacctgagcccaagagggcGAGGCTGCCGTGAACCgtgatgcaccactgcactccagcctgaatgacagagccaaaccctgtctcaaaaacaaaaacaaaaaaaccccaaaatgtgAAAGGAAGTGATGTGTCATTTCCAGCCTCTGGCTGTGAGTGGAGCCCGGCCACCGCCCAGCTGCCAGGGATGCGAGGAGAACGAGGAACGAGCCTGTGTCATTGAACCATGGGCTTATTACCCACTAGAGCAAAACCCAGTCTGTCGTGACCAAGCCAGAGAGGAGGCCTGGGTCAGGGAAGCCTGGAGGACAGGCCTGGTCTTTTTTGCTGCTTCTTAGCCCTCAGCTGCCCGACTTCTGGACaacttttaatttactttaaaaatcactcttttcagcgtggtggctcacacctgaaatcccagcactctgggaggccgaggcgggcgtattacctgaggtcaggagttaaggaccagcctggtcaacatgatgaaaccccgtctctactacaaacacaaaaatcagttgggcgtggtggcggccgcctgtaatcccatctattcgggaggctgaggcaggggaatcacttgaaccttggaggcagaggttgcagtgagctgagatggtgccactgccctccagcctgggtgacgagcaaaactcgatctcaaaaaaaaaaatcactctttttATGAGACATTGGTATTTTTATCACTCTACAGGCACCTGGCCTTTGTTAAGTATTCAAtaagtgttctttaaaaaatcccTACCTTATTATTTCCATATGTAGTTTGCTCTGTGTGTAATTTGTTACATTGTAGTAACAAACTATGTACAGAAATGCAATGTTTAACTTAGGAACTGTGGGAGAGTAGTCTAGAAATAACAGAATTGTAGTTGTCCTATAAATCCAGCATTTAGTTGAAGAGGAACCTTATTTTTTCACAGGAGGTGAGGGAGAGAAGGGACAAAGTTGGATTCCTATCAAAAAATGTACAAACATTGTAAGTTAGGAGGCTTATGAAATGAGGTGACTGCATTTTTTGTTTAATAAGCAGCCAACATGTTTCATGGCTTTGGACCCTGGTGTGATTTTGATTTTAGCAAATCTGTGTTCATATATGATCCACTTCTAGGTTTCATAAAAGGCCATCTATACCTCTGCaaccttatatttaaaaaaactcatTAGGCCTGGTATGTTCCTTTGGGCGGTTAGGTGGGAGGAGGCAGGCTGGGCGATGCCCACAGTTGTCATGCCATCTGGAATCCCCAAGGCTCCCTCACCACCTGTACCTTAGCAAAGCACTGCAGAGGTTAAAAGGAATGTTTTTAATCCACGTCTTTTTAAGTCCTTCCTGATTCGTGGGAAGGGGTGGAAGAAGAATTTCTGTTTTGCTAACAAAATTCCAGCACTTCTCAGAAACTCTTCAGATGTATGTCTGGGGTGATGAGGGCCTGAACGGCAATAACAGATGAAAGGCAGCGGGAACTTGAAGACCCCATTTCAGATGGGGCTTCTGTACTCCTCCTTTCATTCCTTCCTAAAATCAGAGCTGGCACCAGTTACTAAAAATGACCGTTTCCCCCCTTTGCCCTGCTGGAAGAGATGCGGTGAGACATAATGAGATAACTGGCCCCTGACTATGGAACTGTTGGTGTTTGCAGAGTGTTTTTGGATTTCTGTTCCCAAATGATTCCATTTTTGTAGAACAAGTATATAATTGAAATACTGTCACTTGGAAACGATCTTCAGGAACCAGCAAAGCACCTCCATTCCAAAGGCTGCCACAGAATCCTCCAGGTAGAATTCATGTGAAGGAAACATGCACTTttctgggaggaggggaagaagctCTGAAATGTGCAATATCATGTGTTGCCCCCCCACAAATCCTGGGAATGAAAGGCATGGAGGGAAATGTGTGAAATAAACCAAGTGGATCTGGGAGTAGGGAGGGAGATGTCACTGAACTTTGGCTGGCACAATTTATCTAGCCAGTAAACTTCCTTATTTGTTTGATAAAACACAGTACCAACTCCCATCTCTGCAacacccccccaccaaaaaaacctTCAGttttagcaagagaaaaaaattttgtcCCAAAAAgatctttttttgaaacagtacCTTCCCAAGCTTAGCCACCACCTCTAATTTcaacatattatatttaaaagcTGCTGCCCAGTTAAAgttctacattttgttttatttctttattattttacttgtcaggtttttttttgtttttttgcttgttttgttttgagacagaatcttgctctgtcacccagactggagtgcagtgccacgttctcagctcactgcaacctctgcctccccggttcaagcaattctcctgtctcagcctcctgagtagctgggactacaggcacccaccaccgtgccagctaatttttgtatttttagtagagacagggtttcaccatcttggccagcctggtcttgaactcttgacctcgtgatcaccccgccttggcctcccaaagtgctgggattacaggcgtgagccaccacgtccagcctttttttttttttattgagatggagtttcactcttgttttccaggctgcaatgcaatggcgtgatcttggctcaccacaacctccgcctcctaggttcaagtgattctcctgcctcagcctcctgagtagctgggattacagttgcgcgccaccatgtccagctaatttttttgtatttttagtagagatggggtttcaccatgctggtcaggctggtctccaactcctgaccacaggtgatccacctacctcagcctcccaaagtgctggggttacaggtgtaagccaccctgTATTGAAGCACCCGACCCAgtgatttcattttaaacttaTCTTTTGTACAAAAAAAGTGTACAGACTGTCACTTACAATCTGTCACTTGTGACAGATGCCTTCTAAAGCGACATAACATGGAGAAGGCTTAGCTTGATGTTTATTTTCAATGTGGCTTATAAATGACTGCAATGATGCGTCCATGTCCACACATGTGTtcatgtgtgccaggcactgtgccaggtacTTTGCTAACAGTGTTGAGTCCTCACAGGGTGGGCGCTGTGGCCTCATTTCACACGGAAGGAAAATGAAGCGTAGTGGGGCGAAGGGAGCAGGTTCATAGAGTGGCACCCAGGCGCGAGGTGCTTGAGCAGCTTTGTGGTTTCATCATTTTAGTGGACGAGGGAGATTGTCTTGCTCACCACCGCCTTGCAGGAGCTAGTGACTGGAACCAGGCAGGTGCTCAGTAGATGGTCACTAAGTGGATGAATGTACAGTACAGAGAAAAAACACAGAGGCTACCTTTCTCGATCTTCAAATGGAAAGCTCATTTCTTCTGTTAGGAATGTGCTACCTTTTAGCAAGTGGAGGGTAAATGAATAATTAATGCAGTGAATAAAATCATGACATTTTCCCCACACAGAGTTTCCTCTCCTTGGGTGCCCTTCCTCCAAGGCTTGCACTATTTATATTTGAAGAGTGACCTGGAAAGTGTTACACAACAGCAGTGATAATGGAAAAAACACCTAAGTCGCTGCTTTAAAAGGCagttctgggctgggcgtggtggctcatgcctgtaatcccagcactttgggagaccaaggcaggcagatcacgaggtcaggagattgagaccatcctgactaacacaatgaaaccccgtctctactaaaaatacaaaaaattagccgggcatggtggcggcacctgtagccccagctactcgggaggctgaggcaggagaatggcgtgaacctgggaggtggagcttgcagtgagctgagattgcgccactgcactccagcctgggcaacagagagagtctccgactcaaaaaaaaaaaaaaaaaaaaaaaaaggcagttctTTTTACTGAGTGGATCTGTGCTGTTGCTCTGGACCTTCTGGTTGCTGGACGGGAATGTGTTGTAGACACACCACCACCAGAGGATCCCGTTCTTCCCCCAGAGGTTGAATGGGAAGTACAGTCTGGAACTATCCATAGCTgctgctttccagtttgaatTTTGTATTTGGACAAAAGTGTGGATTTGCTCAGTGATGTGTTTTTCATGCACAATTTCTGTCAATTCTAGTGGGAGCTGGAAGTCTCTGAGCGACCCATCTATCTGGATCAGACTAAGGCTGCCAGTTGGTCTTTCTGTGGTAGCTGACGTTTGGGAGTGAAACGCATGTGAATAAAGGACACTTCCTGGTTTTGTGGGTGTCACAAAGATCCAAGACATTGGCCTTACCTGACTAGTGGATCTTTCTAAGACCAAATCAAATCTCTATGAATTTAAACCTCAAGATAAAGTGAAGACCTGAGGTAACACATGATTTCCTCTAACAATTAGTCTGGCCCATCAAGCAGAATTGAGAGAAATACACACAGCCAGTGTATCCTTTAGCAAGACTCTTTTAATGACTTAAAAAGAACTTCTACCTTTTACAAATAATTGTGTTCAGAGACAGACTTTCAATCTAAAGAAAAGAGCAAGGACCTAGCTCTCGTGGCAGAATGTAGAAACAGAAACCTCCAGAGTGATCCCTGCAGATTCTAACGTGGCCCACCTTGTCCTCATATTCGGCCTGATCCTAAAGCTCTTACAACTAAGCCAATATCTGCTTGGATTCTTCCTGACAACTGGCAAAGATGTCACATTCCACTTCTTATCTCACCACCTCTTAACCACAAATTGGCCCCAGGggctttcaaaaggaaaaaaaaaatgtacaagttTGAGACTGTTTCTGTACTCCTGACTCATAAAACCAACTCTGAGAACTCTGGAACTCTTAGCTGGCCCTGGGGCATGCGAGCCGCCTGTGCATCCCTTTGTCCACCTGGAGGCCCGTGAAGACCTTCAGTGGAAGGAAGAGTGCGTCAGATCAGACATGTCTATTTCATCAGTCAGCCGTCGGTGACAGGCTGAATTCAGAGACCCAGGCCAGAGTGTGTCAGCTAAGAAATTTATCCAAGGATTCCaattatgcttaaaaaaaaaaatccgaccagaagtagttaaaaaaaaatgtttatatgttaAGAAATGTTAACAGAGTAGCTCTAATTTGCTAATATAAAATAGCTCTGCCTCTATTCAAAACAGttgattttaaaagtaagtaTATAGTCGCtctacttattattattttagattgcTTTAAAAAGCATATGCGTCCCTATCTCTTTGGCAAGCACCCAGCGGTGAGGCACGCCCTGTACCCGCCGCAGCCGCCCTGGGGGGCTCCTCCGTGCGCCTCTCCAGACCCTCGGTGCGGGCCGCACACAGGGTGGCCGTGCCGGGTCGTCTCCCATACGCTTCCAGCCACCCTGCTTGCTTGTGGCTAAGAGCAACCAGAGATGCCCGTGTCAGACGAGTCTCCGGATGCTCGCGCGTGGTTGCTCGGTGCGCGCTCTTCAGAGGTCGCCGACCGAGCCCTCCAGACCGCTCCAGCCTGAGCGCCTCGGGACGCGGGCCGGGAGACCTCCGGGGCAGGACCGGCCTCAGGGGCCGGCGGGCGCGTCGTTGGGGCCCAGCAGGAGCTTGGCGCCCGGTTTGTCGATGCTGGAGTTGATGCTGTCTGCGTCCTTCTCCGGCTCGGGGACGCAGGTGCAGCCCACGGGGATGGTGACGTAGGCCTCGGTGTAGACGGACCGGCCGCCGGCGCAGGCGGGGGTGCGGCGCAGCACCACGGTGGGCATGTAGACCGGGGCGCTGCGGAAACGCACGTCCTCCTCGCCGAACAGCCCGGTCAGGCAGCCCCGGCACAGGCAGTAGGCTTCGGGCAGGTACCTGGGGTACCTCGCCGGGTCGTAGGAGATTCTGCAGGGAGAGAGCACGGGGGAGGTCACGCCTGGGGGCAGCCCCGCGCCGCGCACGGAGATCCCGGGTTGGAGGCACCGGGGAGGGCCTCGGGACGGTCCTGCCCTCGGCCTGCGGGCGCGCGTGCGAGGCCGGCCGACAACGGATCTGCCCAGCGCTTCCTTATATTTGAAATGACGGCGCATCTAACCGGCCCTGATCCAGGCCGGAAAACTGCTTCCAGAGACTGGGCTAATGTGcgcagaaaaataaaacccaggcGGCCTGCACGGGCCCACAGGTGCCACCAGAACAGGATGAGGCGCCGTCTGCCCAGGGCCCCGGAGCCGCTGCCTCCCGCCGGCTCTGCAGACCCCGAGGGGCGCGTCCACCTGGGCCTAGGCTGGGGGCAGCTAGGGCGGGTTTCAAGGACAGGCTTGGGGCAGGCCTAGAaaaaggggctgggggaggacagCGCTGACTGGCCGGGAGCCAGAGGCCTGCGGGGCTCTCACGGGAGTGAAGGACAAGCGCTTTCTCCATCAGGGAGATTTGGTGCCGAGTGCCAGCTCTCAGTGATCTGTGAAGGTCAGGGGCTCAGGAAGACACAGTATTCTCTTCTTCCGTTTGTGTCTGAGGGACTGGAGCACGCCTGGGAGGTAACGAGGCTGGGAGTGGTGTGTTCTCGTCACTGGAAGTGGATCCAGTGCCACCTGCGTGCCAGGACCTAAGGAGGGAGTCTGCGGGGGGCAAAGGGGAGTGGACTGGTGTAGGAAGAGCCCAAGGCCACCCGCCAGGCTGCCATCAGAGGAAGTCGGTGACACAGGACTGCACCCAGCCACCTCTTGTGCTTGTGGAGCCCCAGAGGGACATTTCCAAGCACTAGGCCACTGTTTGAATGTGGGGGATGAGGTCGGACAGAAAGTCAGCAACGGGTCCAAGGCTTCCAGTCAGGGTGACCAGAGGACAGGGCGGCACAAGGATCAGGAGCTTGGCCAGGTGGCCTTGCTGGCAGTGCAGGCCCAGAGGTGGGAGCCCAGGTGAAGGCACTGGAGAGGGCAGTGGGGGCCGCCTGCAAAATGCACAAATTGTCTCTgaagcaaaaacacaaaacacaatcTGACTTCATTTATTCATGCTTCCCTCCAACATACACCCCAATAGTTGCAGAATGTTTTTCACAGGtctcataccactgcactccagcctgggtcagagtgagacctgtcacccaggctggagtgcagtggcatgatcatggctcactgcagccttcacctccctggctcaagtgatcctcccacctcagcctcccaagtagctgcgactacaggtgcacaccaccatgtccagctaattttttttttctagtttttgtagagagggggcctgactgtgttccccaggctggaagaAATTCTTTTTCAGCTCCTCATGGCTGCTGTTTCTTCAGTTCTGTAGCTGGAGGCCTCTAAGGCACAACAGCTTGACCCATACCAGGATGGATGAAGCCATCCTCTCCCTCTGGCATCCCACATTCCAGGCACCTCAAAGTGGAAGGCCCCTTACAGGCCCCACAGTCAAGATGGCGCCTTCTCCAAGCCACTGTCAACTCCATGAAGTCTTCCTATATTTTAAGGTCCAATTCATTATCTTAAGAGTTTTCAGATGTCCTCAAATTCAACTCCTTCCTTCTCCATGTGTTCATAACCTGTGAACACCACACAGTCCTAGTCTGCCCTGCTCAGGAAGGGTAAGGACTGAGTTGTGATTTCTCTTGGTGCCCTGATGTGCCTGTCACAGCGCCTTCTAGAGGAGAAGCCCCAGAGCCAGGAAGCAGGCGAAGCTGACCCTGGGCCCTACCagcttcctgttcttttttttgttttgttttttgagatggagtttcgcttttgttgcccaggctggagtgcaatggcgcgatctcggctcaccacgacctccgcctcccaggttcaagcgattctcctgcctcggcctcccaagtagctaagattataggcatatgccaccatgcccggctaattttgtatttttagtacagatggggtttctccaagctggtcaggctggtcctgaactcctgacctcagttgatccgcccacctctgcctcccaaagtgctgggattataggcatgagccaccgcacccggccaagctTCCTGTTCTTATACCCTGAGGTCGGTATAAGACCCTGACTTAATgttagaaggaaaaggaaatcctAAATAGGATTTGTAATATCTCCAATCACTTTCAGCATTTATCTAACAAGTATCTGAGTGTTCTTTCAGGCAATGGGGCTAGAGATGAAATGTGTACCCAAGGACTCACTCTCTGGAGATAAACATGTAGGTGAACACAGAGTGCGCTCACTCTGCCCATGGCCACCGGTGGCTCCTGGGGGATTTATCCAGGTGAAGAAGGGAGAAGGGCATGGCAGGCAGAAGTCAAAGCACAGGGTCAAGGGACAATCACCACCAGGAAGTACAAGGAGAAAGAGTGCCCCTCACATGGAATTTCAGAAAGATCCCTCAGACTATGGGGTGGAAGATGGTCTGGAGCCCCAGAGGGAGCTCTTGGCTAAAGGCAGAGTTTTAAGTTGTCCATTGATAGATGGTGGTTAAATAAGGGGGCACATGGAGGGAGAACAAATAGAGGCAGAGGAGAGCAGAGTACACCAACTTCCCAGGGAGAAGGCTGATGGTGAAGACTGGGTGCATCCTCGGTCCATGAAGGGGAGAGGCTTGAGGGGGCTGGGTCAAACCTGAACTTGAACCTGATGGAGCCAAGCTACCAGAAATAGAGAGAAATGACACTATGAGGACGTGACCAACAAAGGACAGAATGTAGGAAACTTGATATGTCCCGTGTTGTTCCGGGAGAAAAACAAGAGGGAGGGAACCTACACTTGAGAGCCCCGAGTAGAGGAACACAAGCTGGGGGTGTCCTGGCTGGGCCCACACCTGCCATCCTGGCACAGCAACATGAAGCCAGCCGCTTCCACTCCCAGTATCATCACCAGCACAATCAGTTATCAAACACATGCAACCCAGACTCAGGGACATTCCACAAAACCAGTGGCCACTAGAGGTTGGATCCCAGGGCAGAAAGGGGCATTTGTGGACCCCCTAAAGAAGGCCTGCGGGGCAGATAACAGTGtcatgtctgttcatttcctgaTCTTGCGCATTTTGCTGAGTGATGATGCTGACATTTGGGGAACCCAGGTAAACAGTATATGGGAACTCGTCCTAATTTCACAACAGTTGTATTAGtttgaaatgatttcaaaatgaagtattagaaaatagagaaaatcatgTATGGGACAATCACAGAAATTTGTGAACACGAGTATgagcatgtgtgtgaatgtgacaGGTGTGTGGGCAGGTGTGTGTGAGCGTGGGTAGGTGGGTGTGGGCAGGTGTGTGTGGGAAGCTGTGAGCATGGGCAGGTGTGTGAGCacgggctggtgtgtgtgtgggtgtgtcagtgtgggcaggtgtgtgtgggtgtgtgggggcaggtgtgtgggtgtgggagatGTGTGGGTGTgggcaggtgtgtgtgggtgagtgTAGGCATCTGGGTGAGTGTGGGCAGGTGTTAAGTGTGGGCAGGTGTGTGTGGGCAGGTTGTGAGCGTGGGCAGGTGTAGGTGGGTGTGTGGGCAGGTGTGAGCATGGGCATCTGTGAGCGTGGGCAGGCATGTGTTAGTGTGGACAGGTGTGTGATCGTGGGCAGGTGTGGGTGAGTGTGGGGAGGTGTGCGAGCATGGGCAGGTGCGAGCATGGGCAGGTGTGAGCATGGGCAGGTGTGTGGGGGGCAGATGTGTGAGCATGGGCGTGTGTGTGAGCATTGGCAGGTGTGTGGGTATTAGCGTGGGCATATGCGTGTGGGTGAGTGGGCAGGTGTGTGAGCATTGGCATCTGAGAGTGGGCAGATGTGAGTGTgggcaggtgtgtgtgggtgtgtgagcgTGGGTGGGTGTGTAAGTATGGGCAGGTGTGCGTGAGCATGGGCGTGTAAGCATGGACAGGTGTGTGTGTACTCACACGCACGTGGCATGCAACAGCCTGGAGCTGTGGTGAGCTATTTCGGAGGTGCACAGGGGCCCGAAGACCACAGCAGTTAGTCTGGATGTGATCTTGCTCCTGGAAACTCATGAAGGGCACTGGGCAGCTGCACGTAAGATGTGGGTTTGGAAAGGCTGTCAGAACAGCACGGAGGATGTGCCGCAGGAAAACCAAAGGCGGGCGGGTCAGGCATTTCTCTGTGGACTCAGTCTCTTCACCGGTGGGGTGAGTTTGATGTGAGGGCATTGCCCGGCCCTCTGAGTTCTCATCACCTGGGAATGGTCTTTCCGTGTCCTCGGTATGTAGGTAACTGCTCATATTTCACCATTGTTTGGGTTCTTCATGAACAACTGTCACTCAGGCGTCACCCCCGGTAGTTTTGTAGGTGATAACTGACAGTCGCTTGGATGCGGTGAGGGTCAGAGTTTCATCCGCCTAAAAATACACAGCGCAGCCCTCCAGTGGACTTGGGACTGAAATTGCCGCCACCGCTGGGATGCCTCTGGACTAAGGCCTCTGACAAGACACCTCCCCCGATGGCTGCCTGGGCCATGGGAGATCAGAGGTATAAACAGGGGCGGGTTTCAGGCTGTTCTCTCACAATGGGAAGGTGCCACTAAGGGGGGTGCCATGCATCTACCATGCCCTGCTGCCCAGGGTGTGGGGGCATGAGGCCTGCAGtcccagagaagcagagagacaaGGCCTGCACCTTCGGAAGGACCCAGCGGGGGCCTGGGAAAGAGGTCATGAGAGAAGCCTGGGGCCCTCGCTGGCACAGACAGAGTTGAAGtccctcaccccagcctcctgcctgggGTCTGGGGACATCAACAGCTAGGTGTGCTTTTTGGTTAAGGAAAGCTGCCACCaaaaagaaacagcaagaaaCTGCAACGGGAGCCTTTTCTCTTACCAAACATGGACAAGCAACCGAGCAGAGTTCTGCCCTGTGCCGCACCTCCTGTGGGCAGTCATTCTTTTGTCTTCACATTTTCTGCGTGCTGCTCTGCGGAAGCTTGGCACGGGGGCACGCTTGAAACACAGCAGGTTTTTCCCTCTGATGGGATCTCTGAAGTGTCCCTGGCCACGTGGGAAGCTTGGCTTGAGAGAGTGACAGGTGGCCCGGCTTAATCCAGGAACAAAGGACGAGTCCTCCAGGGATGATTAGAGGTGATGGAAACCGAGCTGGGAGAGGAATGTAAGTGAcagcagagacagaaaaagagctCTGCCCCTGGGACCGGACGTGGTAGGAAACAATTTGAAGCGGCTCCGGAGAtcagaaaacaatgaacacaTTCCGAGGGAGGATTGGGCCACCTGACGTGTCCTCTAACCGATGCCCAAGGAGGATCGCTGGGGCACTGGTTGGCACACGTGCCTTGATGTGGCTCACCCTCCCATCTTGCAGAACATGAAATGGTTTCAGAGCAGCAGGGGCTCAGGATGACTGTTTATCTCACAGCAGTCGAAAGACCCCAGCCCAGGAACAAAGTGGGGGCAATGCCTTCTCCAGTCCTCGCTGGAACCCACAAGCACCTAAATGTGTCCGTGGAGACAGCCTGCCTCGGTAGCATGGCTCACCACATCTGAAAGTCAGTGAGTTCAACCCAGCAGACTCTCTTAAAAAGGGAGGATGGAGTAATGAAGAGTCTGGGACCTAAAACTGTAGCCCAACTTAGTCACTACCAGTAACCTTGGGCAGAGAACTCCACCTTGCCTGATTCTTTGCAAAGTGAAGGAGATGGATTTGATGAGCATTTCCCCCAATTTCCTGACGGTGGGACTGATAATGTGACATTTTCACCAATGTTTTATCCTTAGAAAAGACACTGGCAATACATTGAGTCTCTAAGGTCTTGGAAAATTCCAATTAATCTATAAAGTCAGTGCAATTCTAACCAAATCCCAGAAAGATTGCTCTGAGAACTTggcaagctgatcctaaaattcatagaGAGAGATGAAAAGGGCCAAGAATACtcaagacaattttgaaaaagaatgaggGGGCAGACTCACACCAGAAGATCTCAAGACGTTATACAACCATGGTAATACCAAGACATCCGCTGTCCTTTGGGGACACTGAGGGACATGTAGCATCCCTCTCCAAGAGCTGAGAGTCCTCTGAAAAACACTAACCTTTGCAAGAGATAAGGCGGCGGCACAAACAAGATTTCTAAAACGTGGTTTTCAGACCACCTGCATGAAGCCTATATGGGACTCTTGTTAAAAATGTAGGTTCTggcaaggtgcggtggctcatgcctgtaattgcagcactttgggaggcctcttgagctcaggagttcaagaccagcctgggcaacggtgagactccatctctacaaaaaatatttaaaagaatacaaatgagccaggcgtggtcgtgcacacctgtagtcctagctccttaggctgaggtgggaggattgcttgagcctgggaggtcgaggccgcagtgatccatgatcacgccactgcgctccagtctgggtgacagagtgtaactctgtctcaaaaaaataaaaacaaaaaaagatgtatagatatatctatatctccaaaacttttaagttaaaaaaaaatttaatgcaaaTTCTCAGACTTAACACTACACCCAAGGAGTCGGAAGCTCTCCACACTAACAAGCTGTCCAAGTGATCTGTTTCACTCATTTAAGCTGGGGAGTCACGGATTCAAATGAATCAGCAGAAACCCATTTCTGGCTGCACAGTCAACCACGTAAGCGCTATCCCTAGAGGCGAGCTGGCCATTGGCTAACCTCGGATCTATCGATTTGCAGCTGATGGCAAACAATTGGATGATGGCATTTTCCCAAGTGGGTGTGAATTTCAAGACCATACCGGCCCAGGACTTTTTCTACATTTCCACCAATGAGTAC of the Chlorocebus sabaeus isolate Y175 chromosome 3, mChlSab1.0.hap1, whole genome shotgun sequence genome contains:
- the IL17D gene encoding interleukin-17D isoform X1; amino-acid sequence: MLGALNLLRPGEVPQVPARSLLPVPGLPDRAVRRGGRAFPQRPGLHAHRGAAPHPRLRRRPVRLHRGLRHHPRGLHLRPRAGEGRRQHQLQHRQTGRQAPAGPQRRARRPLRPVLPRRSPGPRPEALRLERSGGLGRRPLKSAHRATTREHPETRLTRASLVALSHKQAGWLEAYGRRPGTATLCAARTEGLERRTEEPPRAAAAGTGRASPLGACQRDRDAYAF
- the IL17D gene encoding interleukin-17D isoform X2, with the translated sequence MLGALVWMLVAGFLLALPPGWAAGAPRAGRRPARPRGCADRPEELLEQLYGRLAAGVLSAFHHTLQLGPREQARNASCPAGGRPADRRFRPPTNLRSVSPWAYRISYDPARYPRYLPEAYCLCRGCLTGLFGEEDVRFRSAPVYMPTVVLRRTPACAGGRSVYTEAYVTIPVGCTCVPEPEKDADSINSSIDKPGAKLLLGPNDAPAGP